Proteins encoded together in one Prochlorococcus marinus str. MIT 9211 window:
- a CDS encoding YkgJ family cysteine cluster protein yields the protein MAAQKLRWQCIRACGACCRLAPHERVEALQALSKEQTIQYLRLVADDGWCRFYNKSMKTCTIYNQRPDFCNVKNLLSIFKLDNTSIDTVAIMSCRQHIRSIYGGRSQVLKRFEHTLRSNST from the coding sequence ATGGCAGCCCAAAAGCTGAGATGGCAGTGTATCAGGGCATGTGGAGCATGTTGTAGACTCGCTCCACATGAGAGAGTTGAAGCACTTCAGGCACTTTCTAAAGAACAAACTATTCAGTATTTACGCCTAGTAGCAGATGATGGATGGTGTCGTTTTTATAACAAATCCATGAAAACGTGCACTATTTATAATCAGAGGCCTGATTTTTGCAATGTCAAAAATCTTTTAAGTATTTTCAAATTAGATAATACTTCTATAGATACAGTTGCAATTATGTCTTGTAGGCAACATATTCGGTCCATATATGGAGGCAGGAGTCAAGTCCTAAAACGATTTGAACATACACTCAGAAGCAATTCAACATAA
- a CDS encoding flavin prenyltransferase UbiX produces the protein MTKIVLAVTGASAQPIAERSLELLLKNNLEVHLILSKGAYKVWDAEANTKIPFDPASQEKFWRNRLKINSGKLNCYKWNDNSASIASGSVHTDGMIIVPCTMGTIGRISNGFALDLIERCADVHLKELRKLVISPRESPFNLIHLRNMTKLAEAGAHIVPCIPAWYGSPNSLEDMINFLVVRLFDSFNLDLLKIKRWKDY, from the coding sequence ATGACTAAAATCGTTCTTGCTGTTACAGGAGCCTCGGCTCAACCTATAGCTGAAAGGTCTTTAGAACTTCTTTTAAAGAATAATCTAGAGGTTCACTTAATTTTAAGTAAGGGAGCTTATAAAGTCTGGGATGCAGAGGCAAATACAAAGATTCCTTTCGATCCAGCTAGCCAAGAGAAGTTCTGGAGGAATAGATTAAAGATAAATTCAGGTAAACTAAATTGTTATAAATGGAATGATAATTCAGCAAGTATTGCCAGCGGAAGTGTACATACTGATGGGATGATTATTGTTCCATGTACTATGGGGACTATTGGACGAATCTCTAACGGATTTGCCTTAGACTTAATTGAAAGATGTGCGGATGTTCACTTGAAAGAACTCCGAAAACTTGTTATTTCTCCAAGGGAAAGTCCTTTCAATTTAATACATCTAAGAAACATGACTAAGTTAGCTGAGGCCGGGGCACACATAGTTCCTTGTATTCCAGCATGGTACGGATCACCTAATTCTCTAGAGGACATGATTAACTTTCTAGTCGTTAGACTTTTTGATTCTTTTAACCTTGATCTTTTAAAGATCAAGCGGTGGAAGGATTATTAG
- a CDS encoding 2Fe-2S iron-sulfur cluster-binding protein — protein MNKSHKIIVHNKQINRTISIEVPHGEYILRYFESQGEDLPFSCRNGCCTTCAVKVLSGDLDQSLGIGLSKEMQDKGYALLCIAKAIGPLEVETQDEDEVYEKQFGKFLSDMGTKAGNPFDI, from the coding sequence ATGAACAAAAGCCACAAAATAATAGTACACAATAAGCAAATCAATAGAACAATATCTATTGAAGTCCCTCATGGAGAATACATATTGCGATATTTTGAATCTCAGGGTGAAGATTTACCATTTTCTTGTAGAAATGGATGTTGTACAACATGTGCTGTAAAGGTTCTTTCTGGGGACTTAGATCAAAGCCTAGGAATAGGTCTTTCAAAAGAGATGCAAGATAAAGGTTATGCTCTGCTTTGTATTGCCAAGGCTATTGGACCATTAGAAGTAGAGACACAAGATGAAGATGAAGTTTACGAAAAACAATTTGGCAAATTTTTAAGCGATATGGGAACTAAAGCAGGTAATCCTTTTGATATTTAA
- the recJ gene encoding single-stranded-DNA-specific exonuclease RecJ translates to MRNLTAKWITPLPVCFSESIPKEIPHIIKSILLRRGLTHINDINDLVEPPDLPDPTDHFPDLDIASERIISAINNNEKIAICGDYDADGMTSTSLLVDFLLRLDGSPIPFIPSRKEEGYGLNRNIVEKIRREGIRLIITVDNGVSAIYEIELAQSYGIDVILSDHHEIKENLPNLLALIHPSTIPYSSPYKYLAGVGLAYLIAQTIAIKRNSTDKLSLSKDLFCIGTVADMAKLKGANRYWLKSWTPNLINTKSKGLKSLLSKAKLNNKNITTEDIAFRIAPRINSVGRISEPSLILKLFLEKDHISIREIVNKIENINKERKLLCNQTTSEAISILESNSEVLNPFIVLAQNHWHQGVIGIVAAKIMERYNRPTAILASDKNGFLRASVRSPKSFNALAALKKCSQILHKFGGHSAAGGFTIKAEKISLLQSKLNESASHWLSNNSKPTIEPECYVEFDQITNQICNYLKLLEPFGQGNPAPLFWTRGCTILKKETFYSGHQLLHLKQGKSIVKAINWNSNKFTTYPSSIDIAFYIDYENYFNTDKHQITIFSFKEYSKVESFALMNRIYKCQLDPEGNLLIENSLGKKICYKGTFNDQSINQFSDNKYIRRLVSISGEILGIV, encoded by the coding sequence TTGAGAAATCTAACAGCTAAGTGGATAACACCTCTCCCAGTATGTTTTTCCGAATCGATTCCTAAAGAGATTCCTCACATAATTAAATCAATTCTTTTAAGGCGAGGACTTACTCATATCAACGATATTAATGATTTAGTTGAGCCCCCCGACCTCCCAGATCCAACAGACCATTTCCCAGACTTAGACATAGCATCTGAGAGGATAATTTCTGCTATAAACAATAATGAAAAAATTGCTATATGCGGAGACTACGATGCTGATGGTATGACCAGTACGTCATTATTGGTTGATTTTTTGCTTAGGCTTGATGGATCCCCAATTCCATTTATACCATCAAGAAAAGAGGAAGGATATGGCCTTAACAGAAATATCGTCGAGAAGATTCGACGGGAAGGTATTCGTTTAATTATCACAGTTGATAATGGAGTCTCTGCCATCTATGAAATAGAACTAGCTCAGTCATATGGAATAGATGTTATTCTCTCGGATCATCATGAGATAAAAGAGAATCTACCAAATCTATTAGCTTTGATTCATCCAAGTACCATTCCATACTCATCTCCTTATAAATATTTAGCAGGCGTTGGCTTGGCATATCTAATAGCTCAAACTATTGCTATTAAAAGAAATTCTACAGATAAATTGTCCTTATCCAAGGATTTGTTTTGTATAGGTACAGTAGCTGATATGGCTAAACTAAAAGGGGCTAATCGTTATTGGTTGAAAAGTTGGACTCCTAATCTTATAAATACGAAATCTAAGGGTTTAAAATCACTTTTATCTAAAGCTAAGTTGAATAATAAAAATATAACAACAGAGGATATTGCCTTTAGAATAGCACCTAGAATTAATTCTGTTGGTAGAATATCTGAACCTTCTTTAATTTTGAAGCTATTTCTAGAGAAGGATCATATTTCTATTCGAGAAATAGTTAATAAGATAGAAAATATAAACAAGGAAAGAAAGCTTTTATGTAATCAAACTACTTCAGAAGCTATTTCAATTCTAGAAAGTAATTCTGAAGTACTCAACCCATTTATTGTTCTTGCTCAGAACCACTGGCATCAAGGTGTTATTGGTATTGTTGCAGCTAAAATCATGGAAAGATACAATCGGCCAACAGCAATACTTGCCAGCGACAAAAACGGTTTTTTAAGAGCATCTGTCAGATCTCCGAAATCCTTTAATGCATTGGCAGCGCTAAAGAAATGTTCACAGATTTTGCATAAATTTGGCGGCCATTCAGCAGCTGGAGGCTTTACTATTAAAGCTGAAAAAATATCTCTCCTTCAGTCAAAACTTAATGAATCAGCTAGCCATTGGTTGTCTAATAATTCAAAACCAACTATTGAACCAGAATGTTATGTTGAATTTGATCAAATAACTAATCAGATATGTAATTATCTAAAGTTACTTGAACCTTTTGGGCAAGGAAATCCAGCCCCTTTGTTTTGGACACGTGGATGTACCATATTAAAAAAGGAGACTTTTTATTCTGGTCATCAGTTATTACATCTCAAGCAAGGAAAAAGTATAGTTAAGGCAATAAACTGGAACTCTAATAAATTTACTACTTATCCCTCTAGTATAGATATTGCTTTTTATATAGATTATGAGAATTATTTTAATACAGATAAGCACCAAATAACTATCTTTTCCTTTAAGGAATATTCTAAGGTAGAAAGCTTTGCACTCATGAATAGGATCTATAAATGCCAATTAGATCCAGAGGGTAATTTACTAATAGAGAATAGTCTAGGTAAAAAAATATGTTATAAAGGAACTTTTAATGATCAATCAATTAATCAATTTTCCGATAATAAATATATAAGGAGATTGGTATCAATTTCCGGCGAAATACTTGGAATAGTTTAA
- a CDS encoding TldD/PmbA family protein, with translation MTKTTNDDLIVLNKANIKEKIDKISSELKIDKWDIGVSSSIDTSVQVFNGEPKQLKSSQRSSITIRVWNKNLVGITSTSDLSYKALKQAFTSAYQASEYGNSQESPDFSPLCNELLPVVNIPIRDATGVKYLYERLKQAESDLLNKHNSIDSVPYNGFSESDYERVYLNSSGSSRVLRNTQSSIYLYAKAQEKGRKPRSGGSIVLAHGSKEIDVDKCVAEAAEKTISHLNYKPIETGKYLVCFSPEAFLELLTAFSNIFNARSILDGISLSTKSTINTQVANPLLTLHDNGLDPSNFGAVTFDGEGTPTKDLCLIKNGVLKNLIHSEATAREFGVPPSGHAGLGAKVSVSPDWLLISRNKEIPISSSLDHRTNRTQFVLIEGLQALHAGIKPSQGSFSLPFDGWLVNNREKISIESATIAGDFKTLLKEIIEIEPDEIKTHAGVSPHVWVDGLSITGEK, from the coding sequence ATGACTAAAACAACTAATGACGACTTAATTGTACTTAATAAAGCAAATATTAAAGAAAAAATTGATAAAATATCATCAGAATTAAAAATAGACAAATGGGATATAGGAGTATCCTCAAGTATTGATACCTCTGTTCAGGTATTTAATGGTGAACCTAAACAGTTAAAATCTTCTCAAAGAAGTTCGATAACTATACGAGTTTGGAATAAGAATTTAGTAGGGATTACAAGTACATCTGATCTTTCTTATAAAGCTCTTAAACAAGCCTTTACATCAGCATATCAAGCAAGTGAATATGGCAACTCACAGGAATCACCAGACTTTTCACCATTATGTAATGAATTACTTCCTGTTGTTAACATTCCAATTAGAGATGCTACAGGTGTTAAATATTTGTATGAACGTTTAAAGCAAGCAGAATCAGATCTCTTGAATAAGCATAACAGTATAGATTCAGTACCCTATAATGGATTTTCAGAGTCTGATTATGAAAGGGTCTATCTAAATAGCAGTGGTTCTTCTCGAGTATTAAGAAATACTCAATCTAGTATATATCTTTATGCAAAGGCTCAAGAGAAAGGTAGGAAGCCCAGAAGCGGAGGTTCAATAGTATTAGCTCATGGAAGTAAGGAAATAGATGTTGATAAGTGTGTTGCTGAAGCAGCAGAAAAGACAATTAGTCACCTTAATTATAAGCCAATCGAAACGGGAAAATATCTTGTTTGCTTTTCACCCGAAGCGTTTCTTGAGCTTTTAACAGCTTTTAGCAACATCTTTAATGCTAGATCAATATTAGATGGTATTAGTCTTTCTACAAAAAGCACAATAAATACACAAGTTGCCAACCCATTGCTTACTTTGCATGATAACGGACTAGATCCATCTAATTTTGGAGCAGTCACATTTGATGGAGAGGGTACACCTACTAAAGATTTATGTTTAATAAAAAATGGGGTATTAAAGAATCTCATTCACTCAGAAGCAACAGCACGAGAATTTGGTGTACCGCCGTCTGGACATGCTGGTTTAGGAGCAAAGGTTTCAGTTTCTCCTGACTGGCTACTTATAAGCAGGAATAAAGAGATCCCTATATCTTCTTCTTTGGACCATCGAACAAACAGAACACAATTTGTCCTAATAGAAGGTTTACAGGCTTTACATGCAGGTATTAAACCAAGCCAAGGCTCTTTTTCTCTCCCCTTCGATGGTTGGCTTGTAAATAATAGAGAGAAAATCTCTATCGAATCAGCAACAATAGCAGGAGACTTTAAAACCTTACTGAAAGAAATAATTGAAATTGAACCAGACGAGATAAAAACGCATGCTGGTGTATCACCTCATGTT
- a CDS encoding RNB domain-containing ribonuclease yields MLSVARILELLPSEGSLEVKKLEKALKLTKKLERNHLDIALKALSKLGILRKDTSDTIQRVLLESTIIGNVRCSSKGYCFVVREDGDDDIYIRDQHLNNAWHGDKVLVRILKEGIRRKSPEGTILCVLERINENVLASLDKTETGYLATPLDERILSKVEISSDKKISDNLINSDHIFKVKVNKYPIAQYNALGEIVQTLNLNSGTQGDLEIIKAKHNISMEEKPPRVSLKSPDEKNRVDLTSQNSLLLTSWESDQSPFLLSIYTEPYHGGAKLWIHSPTVGERINQGNKLDEWLLARSESICLGSSWINLLPTNLFNQSKFEVDKSNHAITLELDIDKDGNYTNWNFYLSKIKPKALITREHLTTLNKRKPRSRTIPQKLKSIKDSISQLETLLFACQLLKNKLIEDAYLELPSKPLESNKLIDHDFVNPGNAYKPWHDSLDESDPNSIINIITRAANNIWNIHHTTLRIPGIYLEEQPLDLNQYNEVIKSAVVLNTKLELDEDGLISLPDFVHTLSHSNDQPIIQKSLKNILPNKVFKIFGQEQSNVSQLEGSLQTNTYKESPWCSPSLSYCDILNQFILISLLTGTKGNTKSRQKDSPNFTSKINLRDSNLDVFTDQKLATIRQNISQKKISHLNSISKRNSQFKSGLISILETRAVQAKTGSVLKGLITGVQSYGFFVELNPFLAEGLVHVSSLDDDWYEYRSRQNMLIGRKNKRTYQLGDQVFVKVVSVDILKNQIDLETSTKDNIAADIDSESS; encoded by the coding sequence ATGCTCTCAGTAGCCAGAATACTTGAATTATTACCCAGCGAAGGGAGTCTAGAAGTTAAGAAGCTTGAGAAAGCTCTTAAGCTAACTAAGAAATTAGAGAGAAATCATCTTGATATAGCCCTAAAAGCCTTATCTAAATTAGGAATTTTAAGGAAGGATACGTCAGATACTATTCAAAGAGTATTATTAGAATCAACAATTATTGGAAATGTACGCTGCAGTAGCAAGGGTTATTGCTTTGTTGTAAGAGAAGATGGCGATGATGACATCTATATAAGGGATCAACATTTAAATAATGCATGGCATGGAGACAAAGTTTTAGTAAGAATTTTAAAAGAGGGCATTAGAAGAAAGTCGCCAGAAGGTACTATTTTGTGTGTTCTTGAGAGAATTAATGAAAATGTCTTAGCATCTTTGGATAAAACTGAGACTGGTTATTTAGCAACCCCTTTGGATGAAAGGATCCTATCCAAGGTTGAAATATCTAGTGATAAGAAAATATCAGATAACCTTATTAATTCAGATCATATATTTAAAGTAAAAGTAAATAAATACCCAATTGCTCAATATAATGCTTTAGGTGAGATTGTTCAGACACTCAATCTTAATTCTGGAACTCAAGGAGATTTAGAAATTATTAAAGCCAAACATAATATATCTATGGAAGAAAAACCCCCTAGGGTTTCACTTAAATCCCCAGACGAAAAAAACAGAGTAGATTTAACCTCTCAAAACTCATTATTATTAACAAGTTGGGAAAGTGATCAATCACCATTCCTCTTGTCAATATACACTGAACCTTATCATGGAGGAGCTAAGTTATGGATACATTCCCCAACGGTAGGAGAAAGAATAAATCAAGGTAATAAATTAGATGAGTGGCTATTAGCCAGATCTGAATCTATATGCCTTGGTAGTAGTTGGATCAATTTACTTCCTACTAACTTATTCAATCAATCTAAATTTGAAGTAGATAAATCTAATCATGCCATTACTCTAGAACTTGATATCGATAAAGATGGTAATTATACCAATTGGAATTTTTACCTAAGTAAGATTAAGCCTAAGGCATTAATCACTAGAGAGCATTTAACTACTCTTAATAAGAGAAAACCTCGATCTAGAACTATTCCCCAAAAACTTAAGTCAATTAAAGATAGTATTTCCCAATTGGAAACATTGCTATTTGCTTGCCAACTCCTAAAAAATAAATTAATAGAAGATGCATACCTTGAACTTCCTTCTAAACCTTTAGAGTCAAATAAATTAATTGATCATGATTTTGTCAATCCAGGCAATGCATATAAACCATGGCATGATTCATTAGATGAATCGGATCCTAACTCTATAATTAATATAATCACAAGAGCAGCTAATAATATATGGAATATACACCACACTACTTTGAGAATCCCAGGTATTTACTTGGAAGAACAACCTCTAGATCTAAATCAATATAATGAAGTAATAAAATCTGCAGTTGTTTTAAACACTAAATTAGAGTTAGACGAAGACGGGTTGATTTCATTACCAGATTTTGTTCATACCCTTTCTCATAGTAATGATCAACCTATTATCCAAAAATCTCTTAAGAATATTTTGCCTAATAAGGTATTTAAAATATTTGGACAAGAACAATCGAATGTCAGCCAATTAGAAGGTTCTTTGCAAACCAATACATATAAAGAGTCCCCATGGTGCTCCCCTTCTCTAAGCTATTGCGATATTCTCAATCAGTTTATTCTTATTTCTCTTTTGACTGGTACAAAAGGGAATACTAAGTCACGACAAAAGGATTCTCCAAACTTTACTTCTAAAATTAATCTTAGAGATTCAAATTTAGATGTCTTTACAGATCAAAAGTTAGCTACTATTCGCCAAAATATTAGCCAAAAGAAGATATCTCATCTAAATTCTATTTCTAAGAGAAATTCCCAATTTAAATCTGGATTAATCTCTATTTTAGAGACTAGGGCTGTACAGGCTAAGACAGGTTCTGTTCTAAAAGGCTTAATTACGGGAGTTCAGAGCTATGGCTTTTTTGTTGAGTTGAATCCCTTTCTGGCCGAAGGACTTGTGCACGTTAGCTCTTTAGATGATGACTGGTATGAATACCGCTCTAGACAAAATATGCTTATTGGTCGAAAGAATAAACGAACCTATCAACTTGGAGATCAAGTTTTTGTAAAGGTTGTTAGCGTTGATATTCTAAAAAATCAAATTGATCTAGAAACGAGTACCAAAGATAATATTGCTGCAGATATAGACTCAGAATCCTCATAA
- the acsF gene encoding magnesium-protoporphyrin IX monomethyl ester (oxidative) cyclase: MTATASASSVSGSLGRNELPPHLDENLLTPRFYTTEFDKAAKTDLEIARRDFQAMFNEMEADYNLKHFDRKASLARLNELSPKDKSVYESYLVRSVVSEFSGFLLFKEISNRFKKAKRPELGQFFQFLARDEARHAGFLGRALKEEGINIDLPNLPKKRAATFFPLSWVLYSLYLSEKIGYWRYILINRHLKAHPDKACAPLFDFFEPWCQDENRHGDCINMMMRCWPGMTKGFRGKILSRFFLWTVFLTHTLTVCERGDFYELLAIDPVKFDEEVIIQTNNTSKNAFPWVYNFEDGRFLEMRKEILNAFRSWRKASKLSKPIHFLKFVSLIARQFALPMEKTQAVRYS, encoded by the coding sequence ATGACTGCAACAGCCTCTGCTTCTAGTGTTTCTGGATCACTGGGTAGGAATGAGTTGCCTCCACATCTTGATGAAAACCTTTTAACACCAAGGTTTTATACAACTGAATTCGATAAGGCTGCTAAAACAGATTTAGAAATTGCCAGAAGAGACTTTCAGGCAATGTTTAATGAAATGGAAGCTGATTATAACCTCAAGCATTTTGATAGGAAAGCTTCATTGGCTCGCCTGAATGAGCTTTCGCCAAAGGATAAATCAGTCTATGAAAGCTATCTTGTACGCTCAGTAGTATCAGAATTTTCAGGATTTTTACTCTTCAAGGAAATATCCAATAGATTTAAAAAAGCCAAGAGACCAGAACTTGGCCAATTCTTCCAATTTCTAGCAAGAGATGAAGCAAGGCATGCTGGATTTTTGGGAAGAGCTCTTAAGGAAGAGGGAATAAACATAGATCTTCCAAATTTACCCAAAAAAAGAGCTGCCACATTTTTCCCATTGAGTTGGGTCCTTTATTCCCTTTATCTTTCTGAAAAAATCGGATATTGGCGCTATATCCTAATAAATAGACACCTAAAAGCCCATCCAGATAAAGCTTGTGCTCCATTATTCGATTTCTTTGAACCATGGTGTCAGGATGAGAACCGTCATGGTGATTGTATAAACATGATGATGCGTTGTTGGCCTGGAATGACAAAGGGATTTAGAGGCAAAATTCTTAGCAGATTTTTCCTATGGACAGTCTTTCTTACTCATACCTTAACCGTCTGTGAAAGAGGAGATTTTTATGAATTACTCGCTATAGATCCTGTTAAATTCGATGAGGAAGTAATTATCCAAACCAATAACACATCTAAAAATGCATTTCCTTGGGTTTATAATTTTGAAGATGGAAGGTTCTTAGAAATGAGAAAGGAAATATTAAATGCATTTAGATCATGGAGGAAAGCTTCAAAATTATCTAAGCCTATACACTTCCTTAAGTTTGTTTCATTGATAGCTCGCCAATTTGCCTTGCCAATGGAGAAGACACAAGCTGTTCGTTATAGTTAA
- a CDS encoding TMEM165/GDT1 family protein, with the protein MIKKYDSTVSENELKDQSSNSFAITLFSTFTTVFIAELGDKTQVATLLLSAESGSPLIVFIGASLALVLSSLFGVLLGRYISKHIPPSLFSYLAGSLMTLIGLWLLIESLDSRFNIINFP; encoded by the coding sequence ATGATAAAAAAATATGATTCAACTGTTTCTGAGAATGAATTAAAAGACCAATCTTCTAATAGTTTTGCAATTACCCTCTTTAGCACCTTTACAACTGTATTTATAGCTGAGTTGGGAGATAAGACCCAAGTTGCTACGTTACTTCTTTCCGCTGAGTCAGGTAGCCCCTTAATTGTTTTTATAGGAGCTTCTCTTGCTTTAGTATTATCAAGCCTTTTTGGTGTTCTTCTTGGAAGGTATATATCAAAGCATATACCCCCTAGCCTTTTTAGTTATTTGGCTGGTTCTCTAATGACCCTTATAGGTCTCTGGTTGTTAATAGAATCCTTAGATAGTAGATTCAATATTATTAATTTCCCATGA
- a CDS encoding TldD/PmbA family protein, with protein MESSIEGLKQNLEELLAYGVSSGADLVEIFLEHVDNLGVLAEQDLITSVSPSFGRGVGLRVFSNGKDGFVSTNDLSRKGLKTALDQALSMLGLEATSLNNSRFIGLKELSVYGPIKSDLYLKCPGLKEATHKILEGTSMLNKLGKHLEVRRGTYSKSIQEVFVAASDGTFGRDLRLYQSIGLNALAVDKQYRSSLGRRYGSTGNPSQLSEWDVEDSARDISESAQKMLYAKYVDAGQMPVVLANKFGGVIFHEACGHLLETTQIERGTTPFIGKINKKIAHQSVTAIDEGLTQGAFGSISMDDEGMPSQSNILIENGILKQFISDRAGEMRTGFSRTGSGRRQSYAYPAASRMRNTYISAGKYLPEDLIQSIDNGIYCKSMGGGSVGATGQFNFSVEEGYLIRNGKLKEPVKGATLIGEAKEIMPRISMCANDLALAAGYCGSVSGNINVTVGQPHIKVDSITVGGR; from the coding sequence ATTGAATCTTCCATCGAAGGTCTCAAGCAAAATCTAGAAGAGTTACTAGCTTATGGCGTTTCCTCAGGAGCAGATCTTGTAGAAATTTTCCTTGAACATGTAGATAATTTAGGCGTATTGGCTGAGCAAGACCTTATTACAAGTGTTTCTCCATCATTTGGCAGAGGAGTTGGCTTGAGAGTTTTTTCTAATGGTAAAGATGGATTTGTGTCTACTAATGATCTGTCAAGGAAAGGCTTAAAAACCGCACTTGACCAGGCTCTAAGCATGTTGGGTCTGGAGGCTACTTCATTAAATAATTCACGCTTTATTGGCTTAAAAGAACTTTCTGTTTATGGACCCATCAAGTCAGATCTTTATCTGAAATGCCCAGGATTAAAAGAAGCAACGCATAAAATTCTCGAAGGGACATCTATGTTAAATAAACTTGGCAAGCATCTTGAAGTACGTCGGGGAACATATTCCAAATCAATTCAAGAAGTATTTGTTGCGGCTAGTGATGGAACATTTGGGAGGGACTTAAGGCTCTATCAATCCATTGGATTGAATGCTTTAGCCGTAGATAAGCAATATCGTTCGAGCTTAGGCCGACGCTATGGTTCAACTGGGAATCCTTCGCAACTGTCTGAATGGGATGTAGAAGATTCAGCTAGAGATATCTCTGAAAGTGCGCAAAAAATGCTATATGCCAAATATGTAGATGCCGGCCAAATGCCAGTAGTTCTTGCGAATAAATTTGGAGGAGTGATTTTTCATGAAGCATGTGGACATTTACTTGAAACAACTCAGATAGAAAGAGGAACTACACCTTTTATTGGCAAAATAAACAAAAAGATTGCTCATCAAAGCGTTACTGCTATAGATGAAGGACTTACTCAGGGTGCATTTGGTTCTATTTCAATGGATGATGAAGGCATGCCCTCTCAATCAAACATACTTATTGAAAATGGAATATTAAAGCAATTCATTAGTGATAGAGCTGGAGAAATGAGGACTGGCTTTTCTAGAACAGGAAGTGGTCGCAGACAAAGTTATGCTTATCCTGCAGCGAGCAGAATGCGCAACACATATATAAGTGCTGGTAAATATTTACCAGAGGATCTCATTCAAAGCATTGATAATGGAATTTATTGCAAATCTATGGGGGGAGGAAGTGTAGGCGCTACAGGACAGTTTAATTTTTCAGTAGAAGAGGGCTATTTAATTAGAAATGGCAAATTAAAAGAACCGGTTAAGGGAGCAACTCTTATTGGTGAAGCTAAAGAAATAATGCCCAGGATCTCTATGTGTGCTAATGATCTAGCTTTGGCAGCAGGCTACTGTGGATCCGTTAGTGGAAACATTAATGTAACTGTTGGACAACCACACATTAAGGTTGATTCAATTACTGTAGGTGGAAGATAA
- a CDS encoding DUF2996 domain-containing protein, whose translation MEESHQDQIKGDNSQALSESSSNVVTQEVKEKPLKIEEKPFDVFILDHFIPGLKSSLHKFGISAPVITLKEDERPVTGGKCWMVYAKLPKDRKFWICFSTNQISSLKNFAISESGAEPSLLESFLIDERKTTLPLLISRTLQRLNGQKWLGRN comes from the coding sequence TTGGAAGAATCACATCAAGACCAGATTAAAGGTGATAACAGCCAAGCTTTATCAGAAAGCTCTAGCAATGTAGTTACTCAAGAAGTAAAGGAAAAACCGCTAAAGATTGAAGAAAAGCCTTTTGATGTTTTTATTCTTGATCATTTCATCCCAGGCCTTAAGAGTAGTCTTCACAAATTTGGCATTTCTGCACCCGTAATAACACTTAAAGAGGACGAAAGGCCAGTTACAGGCGGAAAATGCTGGATGGTTTATGCAAAGCTTCCGAAAGATCGCAAGTTTTGGATTTGCTTTTCTACCAATCAAATCTCTTCTTTAAAAAATTTTGCAATATCCGAATCAGGAGCAGAACCAAGTCTTCTTGAATCTTTTTTGATTGATGAAAGGAAGACTACCTTGCCCTTATTAATTTCTAGAACCCTCCAGAGGTTAAATGGCCAGAAATGGCTTGGAAGGAACTAG
- a CDS encoding TMEM165/GDT1 family protein: MKLLDPILISTFSTILFAELGDKTQLATVAISGKSDKPIAVFIGSSSALVIACLIGTLAGGSISTYIPSYILKLVAAIGFLYIGVSLLLSAYRSQET, encoded by the coding sequence ATGAAATTACTAGACCCTATTCTTATATCTACGTTTTCGACTATTTTGTTTGCAGAGCTTGGTGATAAAACACAACTTGCAACAGTTGCAATCAGTGGTAAAAGTGACAAACCCATAGCAGTATTTATTGGCTCTTCTAGTGCACTTGTAATAGCTTGCTTAATTGGTACCCTTGCGGGTGGGTCTATATCTACTTATATCCCATCCTATATTCTAAAATTGGTTGCAGCTATTGGTTTTTTGTACATTGGCGTAAGTCTTTTGCTTAGTGCATACAGAAGCCAAGAAACTTAG